CGTCGCCCGCGTCGCCGAGGTAGTGGTGGCAAAAGTGATAGACGCGCTGCTGGTGGCGCTCCACGAGCGCGCGGAAGGCCTGCGTGCATCCGCCCTGCGCGGCGTGGACCAGCGCGAGCTCCGCGGCCTCGTCAGGCGTCTCCACCGCGGGCATCGGCAGTGAGATGGGGAAATCCGCAGCGGAGCCATTCATTTCGCGAGAATGCTGTCGTGGGTCCACTGCAGGAGCTTCCCGGACTGCTCGGGGTCCAGGTGCTCCTTCATCGCGAAGAAGTGGTCGAGCGTGGCGCGTTGCAGGCGGGCCTGGGCGTCATTCAGGCGATGCAGTGCGGCGTCGATTTCCGGCGCGGCGGACTTCCCCGTGCGGACGGCCGTGGCGAGGTCGCGACCGGCGGCGGCGATCTCTTCCTCCAGCCGCTGCTTCTCGACCTCGTAGGCGTGCTCGATGGGCTCCAGCGTGGCGTGCTGCTCATCGGTCAGGCCGAGATTGTCGTGCATCCACTGGTGGAAGTCCGCTGCGGCATCATGAGCCGCGTGTCCTTCCCCGT
The sequence above is drawn from the Luteolibacter flavescens genome and encodes:
- a CDS encoding Spy/CpxP family protein refolding chaperone encodes the protein MTPVPGKQRLAWSLATIALAGITAWLVTLAVPRQAAHSHAHTHAHGEGHAAHDAAADFHQWMHDNLGLTDEQHATLEPIEHAYEVEKQRLEEEIAAAGRDLATAVRTGKSAAPEIDAALHRLNDAQARLQRATLDHFFAMKEHLDPEQSGKLLQWTHDSILAK